In Poecilia reticulata strain Guanapo linkage group LG15, Guppy_female_1.0+MT, whole genome shotgun sequence, the sequence CACTTTATGCAAGTGAAAAATATCCCTGAACCAAAGGGCAGACATTTACATGCGCCGGGGTAAAATTGAGAGCTCCGTCAGAGGGATACTATATATTTACTGCTTTGCTGACTCTGTGAGTTGGTGAGCTTTTGCAAAGACGGTATGCGAAAGCACATATGGGTTGATACAAATAGAGAGAGTCAGGAATGTAGGAGAGAAatggtgggggagggggggggggaggatgAATGCTAGCTCCTCAGTGACATGAAGACATGTTTCGAGTTTTGACAGAAGTGACAAAATTCCTTCCAATTTAAAGCTTCTTGACACCCATCTAACAATCAGAGTGATATCAGGAGACTTTTGTCTGCCCTCCAGAAACAGTACCTCCATCAGCAGGATGTTCACCTTCTCAACATACAGAGAAAGGTGCCTTCCTAGACCAGAGAgtcaaacaaatgaaagcaCAACACACTGCCAAAATGTCAGCTAATGATGCTGGCTGACAGGTTTGAAATCGGCCGATCCTCTCTTGATGGACAACATGGATCAACGTTGCTCTTGTTGTCGGTCTTGCTCTGTTGGCTTGTTGGGTAAAATGTTGCATCAGTCAAACAAAGTGTGAGTGGAGTAATATAGTGTCTTACAGAATGTCTTCCTAAACTTTTTCACACGTTTTAAACGTTGCTAAAGCGCACTTTAATATGTTTAGTTGGATTTACATACAATGTCATGCTGTTAATTGACAGCGTGAAAAATTGCGCAACAAAAAGCTCTACAAGTAAGCGTAGCATGTATTTGCCACCAGCACTTTTTAATCTGatacccataaataaaatccactgctaCCAGCTTTTTTTCAGATGTCCCCTTAATTAGTtcaatccagtttatttatatattgccAGTTCACAAAGCGTGTTGTCTCTTGGCACTTTGTAACAATTCCAAGTATTCAAGGAGGCATAAATACTCAATAAGGGTTTTTTTACTATTTGATGTAATTAAATCCAGTAGTGAGTAATCACCAGCTGTTCTGTCAAGTGGTCTGTTTGAGAAGATTTGTGTGACAACATCATGAAGAACAAGAAGCTGTGTAAACATATAAAACGGGATTAGGTTACATAAAATTACTTACACTTTGAGCATTTCACAAAGCTCTCTTCAATCCGTTATTGGACAGTGGAAGGCTCATGGTGTAAATGGTTGTGCAAAGAGCTGGACCAAACAAGGATTTAAACGCAAATATGTgataaccaaaaataataataaaaaggttcaagagtccataaaaaaaaccctaaatcaATAGATCAAATCTTTTATAATGAGCATAATAATTCCTACATCACAAAGAACACAGCTGTACTCCAGTTGTTGATGAacacagaggagaagaaaatgacatttttatatgCAAAGAAACAGCGACACTCTGTGGTTGTATCGTGGAAGTGAATTTATCAGgtggtgtccaaagtgtttCCTTTTGGGTGAAACTCAAACCAACGAGTATAATTCTTATTCTAGGtattttttcagactttaaagAGTTTAAAGAAACAAGTTTTGCAAATTATACAACTCTATagtgctttaaaagaaaaaatgtaaaagatattttagtttgtttttttttctttttgagtgcCAGTACGCACATCTTACAGTGGgattaaagaaacaacaaaggaGGCTACATCTAAAGCTGAAACTGTGTTTAAGACCTGACTACTTATGTGTTGTCTTGTGCAGCCTTTCtctttgaaaagtcaaaaatgtcaacattgaACATATGTATGGATTTTAAGGttgttttgtgcatttcttaTTCCGTAgtgctattttttgttttgttttgttttgtttggttttggcCAAAAGTATGTCAAGAAAAACAATCTCCCACTGCATCACATCATCGCCTACAGCCTGAACTGCTGATACACGGCAGGATGGACCCAAACCTTCATGTTATTTATGCCAAATTTTGACCGAACAAATCGAATTCCACAGCTGAAATCCTGACTCATCAGACAAATATCCCCCAGAAAAGTAAGAATTTTCTCGTGAATGGTGAGTGCCGGGCTGCACATTTGCAGTGAAAAGGTCATGGATTCAAATCCTGGCTTGGCAGCCTTCTACATGGAGTCTACGTATAAATTGATATTATGTACAAGTATATGGACTCATGTTTATCCTGACTGTGTGTATTGACTTCTAATGGAGTGGTGATCTGTCAAGGATGTATCCCACGTCTGGCCCAGTAATCACTGGAGATAGACACTCCTTCCGATCCACGGGTCTGTGCAGCTAAGCCTATAGAATCAACCTATCATGTGAACTATTAGATCTCCTTTTACAAGTTATTATgtctaataaagaaaaaaaaatcagccccACAAAAAAGACAATTAGATCTTAGACAAGGACAGCCATGAAAAGTATCatcattatgtattttttatctaaatgtttttcgAGGTCTTTCCagaacagcagcttgtttttgaaatgttcttaCAGTGTATtaagcagacacacacacacacacacgcacgcacacacccacacacacacacacacacacacacacacacacacgcacacacacacacaagcatgtTTTTACTGTTCtatgaaaagttacatttatgtCATTTAGCTTAATCAGACAGGTGAAACATGTCAGCTTTCAAGACAGATATGCCACAGTTggagcaataaaacaaaagaaggggGATTTGTTAGCAACTACAGACGGAGAGGCTTTTGTGAAAACGAAGAACTCAGATTGGTTCATATTTCAACTCAAAtgcattattaatattttcatcaaATTAAATCCTTAACACATTTCAAAACTCTGGATAAATGTGTAAACTAGCTGTACATCAATGAAACCTTAAAAAGTTAACATAACATGaacaattaatattttctgtactgaaaatattttcaccaaaaaaaaagaaaagatttcaaaaatgatttggCTCAAAGTCTGAgtcagtttcatttgttttatgtcagttaAAGTAAGGTTGAACGAATCCACTTGGCATAAAGGGATGCAAGAGCCCCCCAGTGGATGAAAGCGGAACACCACCGGCTGTGTGGAAAATCACACTCCCAGAGCTGAAGTTAGAGAAAGTTTGGTGGAAGGCGCCGGAGCCTGAGCTGCAGGACGGTGGGTTTGGACTGACACTGACCAGGGAGCTGGAGCCGGTCTGTAAGGTGCTGTCCGCCCCGGGGTTCTGTTTTTTCCACTTGGTCCTCCTGTTCTGGAACCAGATTTTCACTTGCGTTTCGGTCAAACTCAGGGACAGAGCCAGGTTCAGTCTTTCGCACACGGACAGGTACCGAGTAGCGCGGAACTTGTTCTCCAGAGCCACCAGTTGCTCATATGTGAACGCTGTTCTGGCGCGTCGCGGTTTGGCGCACGCCTGGTCAACACGTCGCCGCTTGTGCGGTGATGAGTCCCGCGGGGTGACCACGGCTCTCCTGCATGCGTCCTCACGCTCGCTTGAGGAACACGTTAGAATGGGATCAGGAAGGACCGCTGGGTCTTCATCGCCTGTCTCTTCtcctgtaaagacaaaataaggTCAGCGCAGTGGCGCCACCAAGGGAGGGAAATGGGGGGCAAAGGACCCCAACATTGCAGGCCCAGTCAAGGAGAATATGTCCTATTTATATTGATTatcaccaggggtgaaagtagttttaaattctttggggtactatgacaaaaaaagaataatatatagcttctttgtgtgctttggagtttctgtgctattttttatttgcaaaaatataaaagctgggtagctcttcaATTGCTAcagaataaagctgtatttccctcagcccactggctgcaatgctgacaccttgagatgccatgagacctaaatcctgaacatcatggcatggagagcatcccagttttccatgtctggcatat encodes:
- the nkx1.2la gene encoding NK1 transcription factor related 2-like,a, with protein sequence MMSSHKISFSIADILDPNKFNSKRANELPIAKEKLTEPDAEGTSLDWTSAAARAFRDERTDAGEETGDEDPAVLPDPILTCSSSEREDACRRAVVTPRDSSPHKRRRVDQACAKPRRARTAFTYEQLVALENKFRATRYLSVCERLNLALSLSLTETQVKIWFQNRRTKWKKQNPGADSTLQTGSSSLVSVSPNPPSCSSGSGAFHQTFSNFSSGSVIFHTAGGVPLSSTGGLLHPFMPSGFVQPYFN